In Desulfovibrio aminophilus, a genomic segment contains:
- a CDS encoding BrnA antitoxin family protein, whose amino-acid sequence MAGKSRDSKTVVLDLDRLGRAEPEGGDWAAEEVRPRPPKRLLSLRVDADVLEFFRSQGPGWQSRMNAVLRAYMEHRVRR is encoded by the coding sequence ATGGCCGGGAAATCGCGCGACTCGAAGACCGTGGTGCTCGACCTGGACCGCCTGGGGCGGGCCGAACCCGAGGGGGGCGACTGGGCCGCCGAGGAGGTCCGACCCAGGCCGCCCAAGCGGCTCCTGAGCCTGCGGGTGGACGCCGACGTGCTGGAGTTCTTCCGTTCCCAGGGCCCGGGTTGGCAGAGCCGCATGAACGCGGTGCTGCGGGCCTACATGGAGCACCGCGTCCGCCGCTGA
- a CDS encoding zinc ribbon domain-containing protein: protein MPIFEYKCGKCGQEFEELVFGEETPACPKCGSAKTSKLMSRCRAKSGGEGGDFDMSPSGEGGGGGGCSSCSGGSCSTCGH from the coding sequence ATGCCCATTTTCGAATACAAGTGCGGCAAGTGCGGCCAGGAGTTCGAGGAACTCGTCTTCGGCGAGGAGACTCCGGCCTGCCCCAAGTGCGGCTCGGCCAAGACGTCCAAGCTCATGTCCCGCTGCCGGGCCAAGAGCGGCGGCGAGGGCGGCGACTTCGACATGTCCCCCTCGGGCGAAGGAGGCGGAGGCGGCGGCTGCTCCAGCTGTTCCGGCGGCAGCTGCTCCACCTGCGGCCACTAG
- a CDS encoding TetR/AcrR family transcriptional regulator, with amino-acid sequence MTTKELILNTAKEMIAEVGFHRTTTASLAKQANISEGTIYRHFESKEEILLQILRDLEESYSRFIVQCRDTTDGAYGTIEKVLESHLSFVRENEADIKIVLSTYGILDAAKKSMASLIYRMESFFEDCLRKAKAKDSIQEGVPERQTALILVTLLFGLMRLKLYWPEVEDLAAPAVDFCRRSLIK; translated from the coding sequence ATGACGACCAAGGAACTCATCCTCAACACTGCCAAGGAAATGATCGCCGAGGTGGGCTTCCACAGGACCACGACCGCCAGCCTGGCCAAGCAGGCGAACATCTCCGAAGGCACCATCTACCGCCACTTCGAGAGCAAGGAGGAGATCCTGCTCCAGATCCTGCGCGATCTGGAGGAGTCCTACTCCCGCTTCATCGTCCAGTGCCGGGACACCACGGACGGGGCCTACGGGACCATCGAGAAGGTCCTGGAGAGCCACCTCTCCTTCGTGCGCGAGAACGAGGCCGACATCAAGATCGTGCTCTCCACCTACGGCATCCTGGACGCGGCCAAGAAATCCATGGCCTCGCTGATCTACCGCATGGAGTCCTTCTTCGAGGACTGCCTGCGCAAGGCCAAGGCCAAGGACTCCATCCAGGAGGGCGTGCCCGAGCGCCAGACCGCGCTCATCCTGGTCACGCTGCTTTTCGGACTCATGCGCCTCAAGCTCTACTGGCCCGAGGTCGAGGACCTCGCCGCCCCGGCCGTGGACTTCTGCCGCCGCAGCCTCATCAAGTAG
- a CDS encoding helix-hairpin-helix domain-containing protein — protein MPRASNTDSDKAALTALQALPGIGPSMARDLLRLGYRAPDALRGADPEEMYRGLEALEGRHVDRCVLYVFRCAVHVAETGGPDPALRLWWNWKDRSRA, from the coding sequence ATGCCGCGGGCATCAAACACTGATTCCGACAAGGCCGCGCTGACGGCTCTGCAAGCCCTGCCGGGCATCGGCCCGAGCATGGCCCGCGACCTGCTGCGCCTGGGCTACCGCGCACCGGATGCGTTGCGCGGAGCCGACCCCGAGGAGATGTACCGCGGGCTGGAGGCCCTGGAGGGCCGCCACGTGGACCGCTGCGTGCTCTACGTCTTCCGCTGCGCGGTGCACGTGGCCGAGACCGGCGGCCCGGACCCCGCGCTGCGCCTGTGGTGGAACTGGAAGGACCGCTCCCGGGCCTAG
- a CDS encoding IscA/HesB family protein, which translates to MVELSDAAKKQLEDYFSDKTASPVRVYAGGGCCSGPRLALALDDPRENDESFAAGGFTFLVDKALLAQTGAIRVDMTPYGFSVESDNPLEGGGSCSSSGTCGGCGSSGSSCGG; encoded by the coding sequence ATGGTCGAACTTTCCGATGCCGCGAAGAAGCAGTTGGAAGACTACTTCTCCGACAAGACCGCGAGCCCTGTCCGGGTCTACGCCGGAGGCGGCTGCTGCTCCGGCCCGCGCCTAGCCCTGGCCCTGGACGACCCGCGCGAGAACGACGAGAGCTTCGCCGCCGGAGGGTTCACCTTCCTGGTGGACAAGGCCCTCCTGGCCCAGACCGGCGCCATCCGCGTGGACATGACCCCCTACGGCTTCTCCGTGGAGTCGGACAATCCGCTGGAAGGCGGCGGGTCCTGCTCCTCCTCGGGAACCTGCGGCGGCTGCGGCAGCAGCGGCAGTTCCTGCGGCGGCTGA
- a CDS encoding hydrogenase maturation nickel metallochaperone HypA, translating to MHELSLVQSMMTIILEERDRHGLGKVSRVRLRNGALAGAVTEALTFAWEALTPGSELEGAELLVEEVPLRVRCGSCKAEFEPEDRHYMPCPQCGEFLGHEVLAGKELLIESIEAD from the coding sequence ATGCATGAACTATCCCTGGTGCAGAGCATGATGACCATCATCCTCGAGGAACGCGACCGGCACGGCCTGGGCAAGGTCAGCCGGGTGCGGCTGCGCAACGGCGCCCTGGCCGGGGCCGTCACCGAGGCCCTGACCTTCGCCTGGGAGGCCCTGACCCCGGGATCGGAGCTGGAGGGCGCGGAGCTGCTCGTCGAGGAGGTGCCGCTGCGCGTGCGCTGCGGCTCCTGCAAGGCCGAATTCGAGCCCGAGGACCGGCACTACATGCCCTGCCCCCAATGCGGCGAATTCCTGGGCCACGAGGTCCTGGCCGGAAAAGAGCTGCTCATCGAATCCATCGAGGCCGACTAG
- a CDS encoding glycosyltransferase, with protein MKGRVETVVCLGGIFFSPALAELGFEVRHLPLARGEILDWDAVCRRAGLEPDLLLYLDRSTAPPLVGLESLPCLTAFWCIDSHIHSWYPTWAQGFDLCFVSLRDHLPLFRGRLSPERVIWLPPFADHCHRPPDSPVEPEWDLLFAGTVDPETTPGRAAFLAELGRRLPGLAARRGVFSGLYPRARLGLNIAERGDLNFRVMEALACGACLLTPRVGHGQDELFRDGEHLFIYDPKDMDGLVRLVEELLAEPERAARVAEAGRLAVEAAHRPIHRARTVAQTVRGLDAAAVVAERLAHARDIRERYLKLVYLHWAEAAGNPAARAAYLTAAKR; from the coding sequence ATGAAGGGCCGCGTCGAAACCGTCGTCTGCCTGGGCGGCATCTTCTTTTCCCCGGCCCTCGCGGAACTGGGCTTCGAGGTGCGGCACCTGCCCCTGGCCCGGGGCGAAATCCTGGACTGGGACGCCGTGTGCCGCCGCGCCGGGCTGGAACCGGACCTGCTCCTCTACCTCGACCGCAGCACGGCCCCCCCCCTGGTGGGCCTGGAGTCCCTGCCCTGCCTCACGGCCTTCTGGTGCATCGACTCGCACATCCACTCCTGGTACCCGACCTGGGCCCAGGGCTTCGACCTCTGCTTCGTCAGCCTCCGGGACCACCTGCCCCTCTTCCGCGGGCGGCTGTCCCCGGAGCGGGTGATCTGGCTGCCGCCCTTCGCGGACCATTGCCACCGGCCGCCGGACTCGCCCGTGGAACCGGAATGGGACCTGCTCTTCGCGGGCACCGTGGACCCGGAGACCACGCCCGGCCGGGCCGCGTTCCTGGCCGAACTGGGCCGCCGCCTGCCGGGCCTCGCGGCGCGGCGGGGCGTGTTCAGCGGGCTCTACCCCCGGGCGCGGCTGGGCCTGAACATCGCCGAGCGCGGGGACCTCAACTTCCGGGTCATGGAGGCCCTGGCCTGCGGGGCCTGCCTGCTCACTCCCCGCGTGGGCCACGGCCAGGACGAGCTGTTCCGCGACGGCGAGCACCTCTTCATCTATGATCCCAAGGACATGGACGGACTGGTGCGGCTGGTGGAGGAACTGCTGGCCGAGCCGGAACGCGCCGCGCGGGTGGCCGAGGCCGGACGGCTGGCCGTGGAGGCCGCGCACCGGCCCATCCACCGGGCGCGGACCGTGGCCCAGACCGTGCGCGGGCTGGACGCGGCCGCCGTGGTGGCCGAACGCCTGGCGCACGCGCGGGACATCCGGGAGCGCTACCTGAAGCTCGTGTACCTGCACTGGGCCGAGGCGGCCGGGAACCCGGCGGCGCGGGCGGCCTACCTCACGGCGGCGAAACGCTGA
- a CDS encoding penicillin-binding transpeptidase domain-containing protein — translation MRRLSIALSVLVLLVTALSCSKEPRLEGRQNFGRFFAQYGVTGSFVLFDPRRESLVVYNDEMAERNFPPCSTFKIVNSLLALDSGAVSGPDQVFRWDGKDRGDPAWNRDLTMKDAFRSSAVWVFQQIADGMGRESIRTRLSQMNYGNAETSGPDPFWINGDLRISALGQVDFLRRLSAGELVFSDKAQKAVKDMMVLENDVNGRILRGKTGMTEKNGLRLGWFVGWVEKDGKNYPFALNILSDHPRADFMEARQAIVREILKTLWI, via the coding sequence ATGCGCCGTCTGTCCATCGCCCTGTCCGTCCTGGTCCTGCTCGTGACCGCCCTGTCCTGCTCCAAGGAGCCCCGCCTGGAGGGCCGGCAGAACTTCGGCCGTTTCTTCGCCCAGTACGGAGTGACCGGCTCGTTCGTGCTCTTCGACCCCCGCCGCGAGAGCCTGGTGGTCTACAACGATGAGATGGCCGAGCGGAACTTTCCGCCCTGCTCGACCTTCAAGATCGTGAATTCGCTCTTGGCCCTGGATTCCGGGGCCGTGTCCGGGCCGGACCAGGTCTTCCGCTGGGACGGCAAGGACCGGGGCGACCCGGCCTGGAACCGCGACCTGACCATGAAGGACGCCTTCCGCTCCTCGGCCGTCTGGGTCTTCCAGCAGATCGCCGACGGCATGGGCCGGGAGTCCATCCGCACCCGCCTGTCCCAGATGAACTACGGCAACGCCGAGACGAGCGGGCCGGACCCGTTCTGGATCAACGGCGACCTGCGCATCTCGGCCCTGGGCCAGGTGGACTTCCTGCGCCGCCTGAGCGCCGGGGAGCTCGTCTTCTCGGACAAGGCCCAGAAGGCGGTCAAGGACATGATGGTCCTGGAGAACGACGTGAACGGCCGCATCCTGCGCGGCAAGACGGGCATGACCGAGAAGAACGGCCTGCGCCTGGGCTGGTTCGTGGGCTGGGTGGAGAAGGACGGGAAGAACTATCCCTTCGCGCTGAACATCCTCTCCGACCATCCGCGCGCGGACTTCATGGAGGCCCGCCAGGCCATCGTGCGGGAAATCCTCAAGACCCTCTGGATCTAG
- the pyrR gene encoding bifunctional pyr operon transcriptional regulator/uracil phosphoribosyltransferase PyrR, whose product MEQCRTVLGSREMARTLDRLASEVIERRGESEKLALIGIQRRGADLAERLKKRLDERLGRRIPLGKLDINLYRDDWSSLEIQPRINCTEIPFDLEGASVVLVDDVLFSGRTIRAALEAILDYGRPKRVELLVLIDRGHRELPIQADYVGKKVSTQDHEHVNVLVAERDAEDKVCIVR is encoded by the coding sequence ATGGAACAGTGCCGCACCGTGCTGGGCAGCCGGGAAATGGCCCGGACCCTGGACCGCCTGGCCTCGGAGGTCATCGAGCGCCGGGGCGAGTCCGAGAAGCTCGCGCTCATCGGCATCCAGCGCCGGGGCGCGGATCTGGCCGAGCGCCTGAAGAAGCGCCTGGACGAGCGCCTGGGACGGCGCATCCCCCTGGGCAAGCTGGACATCAACCTCTACCGGGACGACTGGTCCAGCCTGGAGATCCAGCCGCGCATCAACTGCACGGAGATTCCCTTCGACCTGGAGGGGGCCAGCGTGGTCCTGGTGGACGACGTGCTCTTCTCCGGCCGGACCATCCGCGCCGCCCTGGAGGCCATCCTGGACTACGGGCGGCCCAAGCGCGTGGAACTCCTCGTGCTCATCGACCGGGGCCACCGCGAACTGCCCATCCAGGCCGACTACGTGGGCAAGAAGGTGAGCACCCAGGACCATGAGCACGTGAACGTGCTCGTGGCCGAGCGCGACGCCGAGGACAAGGTCTGCATCGTCCGTTGA
- a CDS encoding IscA/HesB family protein, with product MIELTPSAQKQLQGYFADKEVTPVRVYLSTGGUAGPRLSLALDEPHHDDETFNEGGFTFLVEKDLLTQTGTIRIDMTYYGFSVSSEKPVGGGGGGCSSGSCSTGGSCGTGGSCSC from the coding sequence ATGATCGAACTGACCCCGTCCGCCCAGAAGCAGCTCCAGGGCTACTTCGCGGACAAGGAAGTCACCCCGGTCAGGGTCTACCTGTCCACGGGTGGTTGAGCGGGGCCGAGGCTCTCGCTGGCTCTGGACGAGCCGCATCACGACGACGAGACGTTCAATGAGGGCGGATTCACCTTCCTGGTCGAAAAGGATCTCCTGACCCAGACCGGAACCATCCGCATCGACATGACCTATTACGGGTTCTCGGTCAGCTCCGAGAAACCCGTCGGAGGCGGAGGCGGCGGTTGCTCCTCCGGCTCCTGCAGCACGGGCGGGTCCTGCGGCACGGGCGGATCCTGCTCCTGCTGA
- the thrB gene encoding homoserine kinase: MIATSAVLLPRDETPRRCLSLIGMAGAGKSTLAPLLARRLDWAHMDTDRLLEAYYGLPLQQLLDSVGLETFLQLEEHQVGGVGAQRVVISTGGSVVYSRRAVDRLKMLGAVVFLEIDLPTFLERVGRGDDRGLVVGPGKSFEDLYAERQPLYRAAADFIVDTGAEGPEACAERILRWFGEQS; encoded by the coding sequence ATGATCGCCACGTCCGCCGTCCTCCTGCCCCGCGACGAGACCCCGCGCCGCTGCCTGAGCCTCATCGGCATGGCCGGGGCGGGCAAGTCCACCCTGGCGCCGCTCCTGGCCCGCCGCCTGGACTGGGCCCACATGGACACCGATCGGCTCCTGGAGGCCTACTACGGTCTGCCCTTGCAGCAACTCCTGGACAGCGTGGGCCTGGAGACCTTCCTCCAGCTGGAGGAGCATCAGGTGGGCGGCGTGGGCGCGCAGCGGGTCGTGATCTCCACCGGCGGCAGCGTGGTCTATTCGCGCCGCGCCGTGGACCGGCTCAAGATGCTCGGCGCGGTGGTCTTCCTGGAGATCGACCTGCCGACCTTCCTGGAGCGCGTGGGCCGTGGCGACGACCGGGGCCTGGTCGTGGGCCCGGGCAAGAGCTTCGAGGACCTGTACGCCGAGCGGCAGCCGCTCTACCGCGCGGCCGCCGACTTCATCGTGGACACCGGGGCCGAGGGCCCGGAGGCCTGCGCCGAGCGCATCCTGCGCTGGTTCGGAGAACAATCGTGA
- the cobT gene encoding nicotinate-nucleotide--dimethylbenzimidazole phosphoribosyltransferase encodes MRKELEAVVAAIRPVDFAGLEPAARAHLDNLTKPRGSLGRLEDLAVQLCCAQGGGRPTADPARIYTVAGDHGVVEEGVSLFPQEVTRQMVLNFLNGGAGINVLCRTSGVQLFVVDAGCLGEDFAEHPALIRGKVAQGTANLAKGPAMTGDRCLAALLLGVSLADRAAAEGVRVLGTGDMGIGNTTPSTALYCAYLGLAPREMTGPGTGLAPEAVARKAGVVERGLAANAGAVASGDAFEILAALGGLEIACLAGLVLGGAKNRQVVCVDGFISTAAYTAAAHICPAVRDYCVLSHASAEPGHARAVAALGLKPVLDLGLRLGEGTGAAMTVFLLRCAADIYNDMASFADAGVSEG; translated from the coding sequence ATGCGCAAGGAACTGGAAGCCGTCGTCGCCGCCATCCGCCCGGTGGATTTCGCGGGCCTGGAGCCCGCCGCCCGGGCCCATCTGGACAACCTGACCAAGCCGCGCGGCAGCCTGGGCCGTCTGGAAGACCTGGCGGTGCAGCTCTGCTGCGCGCAGGGCGGCGGCCGCCCGACGGCCGACCCGGCGCGGATCTACACCGTGGCCGGGGACCACGGCGTGGTGGAGGAGGGCGTGAGCCTCTTCCCCCAGGAAGTGACCCGTCAGATGGTGCTCAATTTCCTCAACGGCGGCGCGGGCATCAACGTGCTTTGCCGGACCTCCGGCGTGCAGCTCTTCGTGGTCGACGCGGGCTGCCTGGGCGAGGACTTCGCCGAGCATCCGGCCCTGATCCGGGGCAAGGTGGCCCAGGGCACGGCCAATCTGGCCAAGGGCCCGGCCATGACCGGGGACCGGTGCCTGGCCGCGCTGCTCCTGGGCGTGTCCCTGGCCGACCGCGCGGCGGCCGAGGGCGTGCGCGTGCTCGGCACCGGCGACATGGGCATCGGCAACACCACGCCCTCCACGGCCCTCTACTGCGCCTATCTCGGGCTCGCCCCGCGCGAGATGACCGGCCCGGGCACCGGGCTCGCCCCCGAGGCCGTGGCCCGCAAAGCCGGAGTGGTGGAGCGCGGCCTGGCCGCCAACGCCGGGGCCGTGGCCTCGGGCGATGCCTTTGAAATCCTGGCCGCCCTTGGCGGGCTGGAGATCGCCTGCCTGGCCGGGCTCGTCCTGGGCGGGGCCAAGAACCGCCAGGTGGTCTGCGTGGACGGCTTCATCTCCACGGCGGCCTACACCGCCGCCGCCCACATCTGCCCGGCCGTGCGGGACTACTGCGTGCTTTCCCACGCCTCGGCCGAGCCGGGCCACGCCCGGGCCGTGGCCGCCCTGGGGCTCAAGCCGGTGCTCGACCTGGGCCTGCGCCTGGGCGAGGGCACGGGCGCGGCCATGACCGTCTTTCTGCTGCGCTGCGCCGCAGACATCTACAACGACATGGCCTCGTTCGCCGACGCCGGCGTGAGCGAAGGCTGA
- a CDS encoding phenylacetate--CoA ligase family protein, producing the protein MYWQADCECMNRSDLEMVQLERLQSTLTRVARNVPLYSRRFAELGLDPDQIRSLDDVRRLPFTTKADVRDNYPYGLFAVPLREVVRLQASSGTTGKPTVVGYTKGDVRRWSELVARVLTAGGVTKDDVVQIALNYGLFTGGFGFHYGAERIGASVIPSSSGNTRRQIMIMQDYRATALICTPSYALHLADALAEMGVGRNDLTLRVGLFGAEPWSEPMRREIEERLGVQATDNYGISEVMGPGIAGECLERRGLHINEDHFLAEIVDPESGEPVAPGETGELVLTTLTKEAFPVVRYRTGDLTRLIDEPCACGRTFRRMARIPGRADDMLIIRGVNVFPSQVEAILLESGLAGPHYQIVLDREDRMDKATVLVEAPESFCTDRISESQDVIETLRRKLDELGVSFDVRLVEPKTLERAESKAKRVLDRRTL; encoded by the coding sequence ATGTACTGGCAAGCCGACTGCGAATGCATGAACCGCTCGGACCTGGAGATGGTCCAGCTGGAGCGCCTGCAATCCACCCTGACCCGGGTGGCCCGCAACGTGCCGCTCTACAGCAGGCGCTTCGCCGAGCTGGGCCTGGACCCGGACCAGATCCGCTCCCTGGACGACGTGCGGCGGCTGCCCTTCACCACCAAGGCCGACGTGCGCGACAACTACCCCTACGGCCTGTTCGCCGTGCCCCTGCGCGAGGTGGTCCGGCTCCAGGCCTCCTCGGGCACCACGGGCAAGCCCACGGTGGTCGGCTACACCAAGGGCGACGTGCGCCGCTGGTCCGAGCTGGTGGCCCGGGTGCTCACCGCCGGGGGCGTGACCAAGGACGACGTGGTCCAGATCGCCCTGAACTACGGCCTGTTCACCGGCGGCTTCGGCTTCCACTACGGGGCCGAGCGCATCGGGGCCTCGGTCATTCCCAGCTCCAGCGGCAACACCCGCCGCCAGATCATGATCATGCAGGACTACCGCGCCACGGCCCTCATCTGCACCCCGAGCTACGCCCTGCACCTGGCCGACGCCCTGGCCGAGATGGGCGTCGGCCGCAACGACCTGACCCTGCGCGTCGGCCTCTTCGGGGCCGAGCCCTGGTCCGAGCCCATGCGCCGCGAGATCGAGGAGCGCCTCGGCGTCCAGGCCACGGACAACTACGGCATCAGCGAGGTCATGGGCCCGGGCATCGCGGGCGAATGCCTGGAGCGCCGGGGACTGCACATCAACGAGGACCACTTCCTGGCCGAGATCGTGGACCCGGAGAGCGGCGAGCCCGTGGCCCCGGGCGAAACCGGCGAGCTGGTCCTGACCACCTTGACCAAGGAGGCCTTCCCGGTGGTGCGCTACCGCACCGGCGACCTGACCCGGCTCATCGACGAACCCTGCGCCTGCGGCCGCACCTTCCGGCGCATGGCCCGCATCCCGGGCCGGGCCGACGACATGCTCATCATCCGGGGCGTGAACGTCTTCCCCTCCCAGGTGGAGGCCATCCTCCTGGAGAGCGGACTGGCGGGCCCGCACTACCAGATCGTCCTGGACCGCGAGGACCGCATGGACAAGGCCACGGTCCTGGTGGAGGCCCCGGAGTCCTTCTGCACCGACCGCATCTCCGAGTCCCAGGACGTCATCGAGACCCTGCGCCGCAAGCTGGACGAGCTGGGCGTGTCCTTCGACGTCCGGCTGGTGGAGCCCAAAACCCTGGAGCGCGCGGAAAGCAAGGCCAAACGGGTGCTCGACCGCCGGACCCTCTGA
- a CDS encoding WcbI family polysaccharide biosynthesis putative acetyltransferase, which yields MERRPCVLHANCQGEPLAALLRLCPEFAARHDIRLFTNYTREPVPDGVLASCGLFLYQYLGPQWGELSSEALLKKIPGDAAALCVPNMFFMGYWPLWHNAPGFDFRDRFLDHLLDMGLSKAEILHLHLRTDLARKYDLQALLDESLEREQRRQARTPVQYLDTVLADFRERMLFNTVNHPGPELMALAARGVLAELGLTAPAEADLLSSARLFPEFQMPIHPQVAEFLGLSFAGPDTEYRVFGKKKTFAQYVEAYVDCRLLGIDDFTAYLHLR from the coding sequence ATGGAACGCCGTCCCTGCGTCCTGCACGCCAACTGCCAGGGCGAGCCCCTGGCCGCGTTGCTGCGGCTCTGCCCGGAGTTCGCCGCGCGCCACGACATCCGCCTGTTCACCAACTACACCCGCGAGCCGGTGCCGGACGGCGTCCTGGCCTCCTGCGGCCTGTTCCTCTACCAATACCTGGGCCCGCAGTGGGGCGAACTCTCCTCCGAGGCCCTGCTGAAGAAGATCCCTGGCGACGCGGCCGCGCTCTGCGTGCCGAACATGTTCTTCATGGGCTACTGGCCGCTGTGGCACAACGCCCCGGGCTTCGACTTCCGAGACCGCTTCCTGGACCACCTCCTGGACATGGGCCTGTCCAAGGCCGAAATCCTGCACCTCCATCTGCGCACGGACCTGGCCCGGAAGTACGACCTCCAGGCCCTGCTGGACGAGTCCCTGGAGCGCGAACAGCGACGGCAGGCCCGCACCCCGGTGCAATATCTGGACACGGTGCTGGCCGATTTCCGCGAGAGGATGCTCTTCAACACCGTGAACCACCCCGGCCCGGAGCTCATGGCCCTGGCCGCCCGGGGCGTGCTGGCCGAGCTGGGCCTGACGGCCCCGGCCGAGGCCGACCTGCTCTCCTCGGCCCGGCTCTTCCCCGAGTTCCAGATGCCCATCCACCCCCAGGTGGCCGAATTCCTGGGCCTGTCCTTCGCCGGGCCGGACACGGAGTACCGCGTCTTCGGCAAGAAAAAGACCTTCGCCCAGTACGTCGAGGCTTACGTGGACTGCCGCCTGCTGGGCATCGACGACTTCACCGCCTACCTCCACCTGCGATGA
- the hypB gene encoding hydrogenase nickel incorporation protein HypB: protein MEIPVVRNVLEANDRLAETLAGIFKAKGILCLNLMSSPGAGKTTLLERTLSDLKGEFRMAVIEGDLQTDNDARRVAATGAQAVQVNTEGGCHLDSGMVLDALKSIDTEGLDILFVENVGNLVCPAEFNLGEDHKISLLSVTEGDDKPEKYPLMFHISSVMLLNKTDLLPYVDFDLERASAHARKLNSEILVLPVSCKNGEGLEQWYGWLREARAAKRA, encoded by the coding sequence ATGGAAATCCCCGTCGTGCGCAACGTGCTGGAGGCCAACGACCGCCTGGCCGAGACCCTGGCCGGAATCTTCAAGGCCAAGGGCATCCTCTGCCTGAACCTCATGAGCTCCCCGGGCGCGGGCAAGACCACGCTCCTGGAGCGGACGCTCTCCGACCTCAAGGGCGAGTTCCGCATGGCCGTCATCGAGGGCGACCTCCAGACCGACAACGACGCCCGCCGCGTGGCCGCCACCGGGGCCCAGGCCGTGCAGGTCAACACCGAAGGCGGCTGCCACCTCGATTCCGGCATGGTCCTGGACGCCCTGAAAAGCATCGACACCGAGGGCCTGGACATCCTCTTCGTCGAGAACGTGGGCAACCTGGTCTGCCCGGCCGAGTTCAATCTGGGCGAGGACCACAAGATTTCGCTCCTCTCCGTCACCGAGGGCGACGACAAGCCCGAGAAATACCCGCTCATGTTCCACATCTCCTCGGTCATGCTCCTGAACAAGACCGACCTGCTGCCCTACGTGGACTTCGATCTGGAACGGGCCTCGGCCCACGCCCGCAAGCTGAACTCCGAGATCCTCGTCCTGCCCGTGTCCTGCAAGAACGGCGAGGGCCTGGAGCAGTGGTACGGCTGGCTGCGCGAGGCCCGGGCCGCCAAGCGCGCCTGA
- the hemC gene encoding hydroxymethylbilane synthase: MKTLTIATRGSALALWQAEHISALLRARHPGLSVELLKIKTTGDKILDVPLAQVGGKGLFVKEIEEALLDGRADIAVHSMKDVPTELPPELVVGVNPEREDCTDTLLSVNFDGLAALPQAARVGTSSLRRQAQLKTLRPDLVVESLRGNLDTRVRKLLEGRYDAIVVATAGLKRLGLSAPKSEVLGPPDFLPAVAQGALGIEYRKDRPEVAELLAFLDHAETKIRVRAERGFLTALDGGCQVPIAAHSQVLGGIVHLTGFVADTEGGRAVRLELAGPVDQAWELGTELARRVLAAGAAEVLAEVYAAGIKH, from the coding sequence ATGAAGACACTGACCATCGCCACCCGGGGCAGCGCCCTGGCCTTGTGGCAGGCCGAGCACATCTCGGCCCTGCTCCGCGCCCGTCACCCCGGCCTTTCCGTGGAGCTGCTCAAGATCAAGACCACGGGCGACAAGATTCTCGACGTGCCCCTGGCCCAGGTGGGCGGCAAGGGCCTGTTCGTCAAGGAGATCGAGGAGGCCCTGCTGGACGGCCGGGCCGACATCGCCGTGCACAGCATGAAGGACGTGCCCACGGAGCTGCCGCCCGAGCTGGTGGTGGGCGTGAACCCCGAACGCGAGGACTGCACCGACACGCTCCTGTCCGTGAATTTCGACGGGCTCGCGGCCCTGCCCCAGGCGGCCAGGGTCGGCACGAGCAGCCTGCGCCGCCAGGCCCAGCTCAAGACCCTGCGTCCGGACCTCGTGGTGGAGTCCCTGCGCGGCAACCTGGACACCCGGGTGCGCAAGCTCCTGGAAGGCCGGTACGACGCCATCGTGGTGGCCACGGCCGGGCTCAAGCGCCTGGGCCTCTCCGCGCCGAAGAGCGAGGTCCTCGGACCGCCGGATTTCCTGCCCGCCGTGGCCCAGGGGGCCCTGGGCATCGAGTACCGCAAGGACCGGCCGGAAGTGGCCGAACTGCTGGCCTTCCTGGATCACGCGGAAACGAAGATCCGGGTCCGGGCCGAGCGCGGCTTCCTCACCGCCCTGGACGGCGGCTGCCAGGTGCCCATCGCGGCCCATTCCCAGGTGCTGGGCGGGATCGTGCATCTCACCGGCTTCGTGGCCGACACCGAGGGCGGCCGGGCCGTGCGCCTGGAGCTCGCCGGGCCGGTGGACCAGGCCTGGGAACTGGGAACCGAGCTGGCCCGCAGGGTGCTGGCCGCCGGAGCCGCCGAGGTTCTGGCCGAGGTCTATGCCGCGGGCATCAAACACTGA